One genomic window of Trichlorobacter lovleyi includes the following:
- a CDS encoding lysophospholipid acyltransferase family protein has product MRRLIRIIFLCCCVRPLVSLLLGRSVTGRQHLPISGPAIIAANHNSHLDILYLIALMPLKAVPLLRPVAAADYFCSTPLSSWLSSTFLGVIPLERKRSSFHADPLAGPAAALEQGEIVIIFPEGTRGAPEELGQIKPGVAHLAKRFPAVPVVPVFMRNLGRSLPRGSFVLVPFCGKAAVAEPRCFSGDAKLFTAELAATMQQLSQE; this is encoded by the coding sequence ATGCGACGCCTGATCCGGATCATCTTTCTGTGCTGCTGTGTCCGCCCGCTGGTATCGCTGCTGCTGGGACGCTCTGTCACGGGGCGCCAGCATCTGCCAATCAGCGGCCCGGCCATTATTGCCGCCAACCACAACAGCCACCTGGATATCCTCTATCTGATCGCCCTGATGCCGCTGAAGGCAGTGCCATTGCTGCGACCGGTGGCTGCAGCCGACTACTTTTGCAGCACGCCGCTCAGCTCCTGGCTTTCCAGCACGTTTTTGGGGGTCATACCGTTGGAACGGAAACGGAGCAGCTTCCATGCCGATCCGCTGGCAGGTCCGGCTGCAGCGTTGGAGCAAGGTGAGATTGTGATCATCTTTCCTGAAGGGACGCGGGGAGCGCCGGAGGAGTTGGGGCAGATCAAGCCGGGGGTGGCCCACCTGGCAAAGCGCTTTCCTGCAGTGCCGGTGGTGCCGGTCTTCATGCGCAACCTGGGCAGAAGCCTGCCGCGAGGCAGCTTTGTACTGGTGCCGTTCTGCGGTAAGGCAGCGGTTGCTGAACCACGCTGTTTCAGCGGTGACGCCAAGCTATTTACGGCTGAGCTGGCAGCAACCATGCAGCAGCTGAGTCAGGAATAA
- a CDS encoding lytic transglycosylase domain-containing protein: MTPRRFTSYLLIIVSLLFSSNAHAYCFEEAGQLYGINPLVLRSIAGVESGNKPDAVGKNSNGSYDVGLMQINTIWKSTLGPERWKHLGDACYNTKTGAWILAACISKYGYNWRAVGCYNSQTPEKSEIYAKKIFEKLERLKSGKEPQPLDSNLEAAIAAQVQEMVAAKQEGRKVPRKKVLKFIPYTRLPKEKQRQPPPAPVGEPLAPVPVAW; this comes from the coding sequence ATGACACCCAGACGTTTCACAAGTTACCTTCTCATCATTGTCAGCTTACTATTCAGCAGCAACGCCCATGCTTACTGTTTTGAAGAAGCCGGGCAACTGTACGGCATCAACCCGCTGGTGCTACGCTCCATTGCCGGGGTGGAATCCGGCAACAAACCGGATGCCGTGGGTAAGAACAGCAACGGCAGTTATGATGTCGGCCTGATGCAGATCAACACCATCTGGAAGAGCACCCTGGGGCCGGAACGCTGGAAGCACCTGGGAGACGCCTGCTACAACACCAAGACCGGGGCCTGGATCCTGGCGGCCTGCATCAGCAAGTACGGCTATAACTGGCGGGCGGTGGGCTGCTACAACAGCCAGACACCGGAAAAGAGCGAGATCTACGCCAAGAAGATCTTTGAAAAGCTGGAACGGCTGAAGAGCGGCAAGGAACCGCAACCGCTTGACAGCAACCTGGAGGCGGCAATCGCAGCCCAGGTACAGGAGATGGTGGCTGCAAAGCAGGAGGGACGCAAGGTACCCAGAAAAAAGGTGTTGAAGTTTATCCCCTACACCCGGCTGCCCAAGGAGAAGCAGCGCCAGCCGCCGCCAGCACCTGTCGGTGAGCCGCTGGCACCGGTTCCGGTAGCGTGGTAA
- a CDS encoding phosphatidate cytidylyltransferase gives MNLQQWIAGSSYASLPHGFLVLGLMVGGAVTGMLAGLMLKSNEVLIRSRTWLLIIALFSLGTWRPGFAPWLFGFISFLALREFITLLETRPADRGALFWLFPAIVLQYLWVGMQWYGMFIIFVPVWLFLFIPLRLVIAGETEGFIRSAGVINWVAMMTIFSLSHVAYLMQLPVVGVGHGLGYVLSLVIMTALNDVFQFIWGKLLGGPKIIPTVSPGKTWSGFLGGVGTSALLAALLLPQLTPYSHLAGAGVGALLACCGFIGDVVESAVKRDIGVKDSGSSLPGHGGILDRVDSLTYTAPVFFHLTWYLFH, from the coding sequence ATGAACCTGCAGCAGTGGATTGCCGGCTCCAGCTACGCCAGCCTACCCCACGGCTTTCTGGTGCTGGGGCTGATGGTTGGCGGCGCAGTAACCGGCATGCTGGCAGGTCTGATGCTGAAGAGCAACGAGGTCTTGATCCGCTCCCGCACCTGGCTGTTGATCATCGCCCTGTTCAGCCTGGGCACCTGGCGGCCCGGCTTTGCCCCTTGGCTGTTCGGCTTTATCAGCTTTCTGGCCCTGCGGGAGTTCATCACCCTGCTGGAGACCAGGCCGGCTGATCGCGGTGCCCTGTTCTGGCTGTTTCCTGCCATTGTGCTGCAGTATCTCTGGGTGGGAATGCAGTGGTACGGCATGTTCATCATCTTTGTCCCGGTCTGGCTGTTCCTGTTCATCCCCTTGCGGCTGGTGATTGCCGGCGAGACCGAAGGCTTTATCCGCTCTGCCGGGGTGATCAACTGGGTGGCGATGATGACCATCTTCTCCTTAAGCCATGTGGCCTATCTGATGCAGCTGCCGGTGGTTGGCGTGGGGCATGGCCTGGGCTATGTGCTGTCGCTGGTGATCATGACCGCCCTGAATGATGTGTTCCAGTTTATCTGGGGCAAGCTGCTGGGCGGGCCCAAGATCATCCCCACGGTCAGCCCGGGCAAGACCTGGTCCGGCTTTCTGGGGGGTGTCGGCACCAGTGCGCTGCTGGCTGCCTTGCTGCTGCCGCAGCTGACCCCCTACAGCCACCTGGCCGGTGCCGGAGTGGGTGCGCTGCTGGCCTGCTGCGGCTTTATCGGTGACGTGGTGGAATCGGCGGTCAAACGGGATATCGGGGTCAAGGATTCCGGCAGCAGCCTGCCGGGACATGGCGGCATACTTGACCGGGTGGATAGTCTGACCTACACTGCGCCGGTATTTTTTCATCTGACCTGGTATCTGTTTCATTGA
- a CDS encoding CDP-alcohol phosphatidyltransferase family protein, whose protein sequence is MPSVYDLKPKFQNLLRPLVKLLARSGVTANMVTLTAMLGSIAYGIWIYQPFVSHGPNPYPFLFLGLFLFIRMALNAIDGMLAREHHQQSLFGAYLNEVGDVVSDAALYLPFLDLMEYGMGWVIMIGLCLLTEFVGLQGKTIGASRRYDGPFGKSDRAVFFGALGLFTAWAVFENRQALHGIVMNWALLIASLLALLTISNRVRRGIQEARP, encoded by the coding sequence ATGCCATCGGTCTACGACCTGAAACCCAAATTCCAGAACCTGCTGCGTCCGCTGGTCAAGCTGCTGGCCCGTAGCGGCGTGACCGCCAACATGGTCACCCTGACCGCCATGCTGGGCTCCATCGCCTATGGCATCTGGATCTACCAGCCCTTTGTCAGCCACGGCCCCAACCCGTATCCGTTCCTGTTTCTGGGGCTGTTCCTGTTTATCCGCATGGCGCTGAATGCCATTGACGGCATGCTGGCCCGTGAACACCACCAGCAGAGTCTGTTTGGCGCCTACCTGAATGAAGTGGGCGACGTGGTTTCCGATGCGGCCCTGTACCTGCCGTTTCTGGATCTGATGGAGTATGGGATGGGCTGGGTGATCATGATCGGGCTCTGTCTGTTAACCGAGTTTGTGGGGCTGCAAGGCAAGACCATCGGTGCCTCCCGGCGCTATGACGGCCCCTTTGGCAAGAGCGACCGGGCGGTCTTCTTTGGTGCCTTGGGACTCTTTACCGCCTGGGCCGTCTTTGAAAACAGGCAGGCCCTGCACGGTATTGTGATGAACTGGGCCCTGCTGATCGCCAGTCTGCTGGCGCTGCTCACCATCAGCAACCGGGTACGCCGGGGAATCCAGGAGGCACGCCCATGA
- a CDS encoding amidohydrolase family protein, translating to MHPIIDIHCHTAGIGSGNSGCFISPALRRSWKYRVYLSSFGVREHELLQHGDKLVLQRLSASLTASGRVDLAVVLAMDGVLDSKGELDQGCTEMYIPNEFLAEAVKQHPNLRFGASINPYRRDALEQLDKAVATGAVLMKWLPSIQHIDLADKRLVPFYQRMQQHGLPLLTHTGEEGSFTYARNELGDPHRLRLALEQGVTVIAAHAAANGKNEGEHNFKRFLRLCDQHPNLHADISALTQLNRPGQLRRLLQQHHLHGRLHYGTDMPLTNTPLVSPLGHLTRLAPWTVARLVAIKNPWDRDLELKRALGVPEEVFTNPARLLRM from the coding sequence ATGCATCCCATCATAGATATCCATTGCCACACCGCCGGGATCGGCTCCGGCAACTCCGGCTGCTTCATCTCCCCTGCCCTGCGCAGAAGCTGGAAATACCGGGTCTACCTGAGCTCGTTCGGGGTGCGGGAACATGAGCTGCTGCAGCATGGCGACAAGCTGGTGCTGCAACGGCTGTCCGCATCCCTGACCGCCTCCGGCAGGGTTGATCTGGCTGTGGTACTGGCCATGGATGGCGTGCTGGACAGCAAAGGCGAGCTGGACCAGGGCTGCACCGAGATGTACATCCCCAATGAATTTCTGGCAGAGGCGGTCAAGCAGCACCCCAACCTGCGCTTTGGGGCCAGCATCAATCCCTACCGCAGGGACGCCCTGGAACAGCTGGACAAGGCCGTTGCCACAGGGGCCGTGCTGATGAAGTGGCTGCCCTCGATCCAGCATATTGACCTGGCAGATAAACGGCTGGTGCCGTTCTACCAGCGGATGCAGCAGCATGGCCTGCCGCTTTTGACCCACACCGGTGAGGAGGGGTCCTTTACCTATGCCCGCAATGAACTGGGAGACCCGCACCGGCTGCGTCTGGCGCTGGAACAGGGGGTGACCGTGATTGCCGCCCATGCCGCTGCCAATGGCAAAAATGAAGGTGAGCATAATTTCAAGCGCTTCCTGCGGTTGTGCGACCAGCATCCCAACCTGCACGCCGACATCTCGGCCCTGACCCAGCTGAACCGCCCCGGCCAGCTGCGGCGCTTGCTGCAGCAGCATCACCTGCATGGCAGGTTGCATTACGGCACGGACATGCCGTTGACCAACACCCCGCTGGTCTCACCGCTGGGGCACCTGACCCGGCTAGCCCCCTGGACCGTGGCACGGCTGGTGGCGATCAAAAACCCGTGGGATCGCGACCTGGAGCTGAAACGGGCCCTGGGTGTGCCGGAAGAGGTGTTTACCAATCCAGCAAGATTGCTGAGAATGTAG
- a CDS encoding DUF502 domain-containing protein — protein MNRLGTIMFRGLVAMLPAILTIYILFWLVRSAETVLGGMLKVLLPVGWYIPGMGLLAGIAATFLFGLGLNAFMVRRLLDLSEKVADQIPVIKTLYGSLKDFIGFFANQRDSQFSQVVSIELEFGGKPMRLIGFVTRSDFSTLPAGIAEEDEIAVYLPLSYQIGGYTVIVPRSAVKPINISTHRAMGFVVTGGMAADKGHADKTTP, from the coding sequence ATGAATCGACTGGGTACTATCATGTTTCGGGGGCTGGTGGCGATGCTGCCGGCCATTCTGACGATCTATATTCTCTTCTGGCTTGTACGTTCCGCTGAAACCGTGCTGGGCGGCATGCTCAAGGTGCTGCTGCCGGTTGGCTGGTATATTCCCGGCATGGGGCTTTTGGCCGGGATTGCTGCCACCTTCCTGTTCGGCCTGGGACTGAACGCCTTTATGGTCCGCCGGCTGCTCGACCTGAGTGAAAAGGTTGCGGATCAGATACCGGTCATCAAAACCCTCTACGGCTCCCTCAAGGACTTTATCGGGTTCTTTGCCAATCAACGTGATTCCCAATTCAGCCAGGTGGTCAGCATTGAGCTTGAATTCGGCGGCAAGCCGATGCGTCTGATCGGTTTTGTTACCCGCAGCGATTTCAGCACTCTGCCTGCCGGCATTGCCGAGGAAGACGAAATCGCCGTCTACCTGCCGCTCAGTTACCAGATTGGCGGTTATACCGTGATCGTGCCCCGCTCCGCAGTAAAACCGATCAACATCTCCACCCACCGCGCCATGGGCTTTGTGGTTACCGGCGGCATGGCTGCTGACAAGGGACATGCCGACAAGACAACGCCCTAA
- a CDS encoding zinc ribbon domain-containing protein — translation MNPGKRIKDKLLRVKASLTNLDNQPLSKATLVILLFLDIFILTAIFNGLAAHTRQLSTPEEFIPSACREMVIDRTWNPTNRIENLSQLVNTTNNSYYHRPQESPHERHPACTPYLSLLDRIKNDKALATSFDERQKAERETQELQRRIDQLKGSYDTALLEAIAQQPEPATEIDATKAEFKQKTSRLNSLKAMLATLDEQINSHPTVAALWARLQASQASDRQALLAELRTLNFWYPVKRFGMQMLFLLPLFAIFYAWNNASIRRSRGLQTLVSSHLLGVSFIPIFCKLIEAIYDIIPKQLLHKLIALLTALKLVAIWHYLIIALAIVAALFLIYIFQKKLFSREKLIERRIAKGECQQCGKHLPNGARACPFCGYVQFSPCPACAKPMHSQARHCWACGSEHGTPSN, via the coding sequence ATGAATCCAGGCAAACGCATCAAAGACAAGCTGTTGCGGGTCAAGGCCAGCCTGACCAATCTTGATAATCAGCCCTTAAGCAAGGCCACCCTGGTGATCCTGCTGTTTCTGGACATCTTCATCCTGACTGCCATCTTTAACGGCCTGGCTGCCCATACCCGCCAGTTGAGCACGCCGGAGGAGTTTATCCCCAGCGCCTGCCGCGAGATGGTGATCGACCGCACCTGGAACCCCACCAACCGGATTGAGAACCTGTCCCAACTGGTGAATACCACCAACAACAGCTACTACCACCGTCCGCAGGAGAGTCCCCATGAGCGCCACCCGGCCTGCACCCCCTACCTGAGCCTGCTGGACCGGATCAAGAACGACAAGGCCTTGGCCACCAGCTTTGATGAGCGCCAGAAAGCCGAGCGCGAGACCCAGGAGCTGCAACGCAGGATTGATCAACTGAAAGGCAGCTACGATACAGCCCTGCTGGAGGCCATTGCCCAACAGCCTGAACCGGCCACCGAGATTGATGCCACCAAGGCCGAGTTCAAGCAGAAGACCAGCCGCTTGAACAGCCTGAAAGCCATGCTGGCAACCTTGGATGAGCAGATCAACAGCCACCCCACCGTGGCAGCGCTCTGGGCCAGACTGCAGGCATCCCAGGCCAGTGACCGTCAGGCCTTGCTGGCTGAGCTGCGCACCCTGAACTTCTGGTACCCGGTCAAGCGATTTGGCATGCAGATGCTGTTTCTGCTGCCGCTGTTTGCCATCTTCTATGCCTGGAACAACGCCAGCATCCGGCGCAGCCGCGGGCTGCAGACCCTGGTGTCATCCCACCTGCTGGGGGTATCGTTCATCCCGATCTTCTGCAAGCTGATCGAGGCGATCTACGACATCATCCCCAAGCAGTTGCTGCACAAGCTGATAGCGCTCTTGACCGCGCTCAAGCTGGTGGCGATCTGGCATTACCTGATCATTGCGCTGGCCATTGTGGCAGCCTTGTTCCTGATCTATATCTTCCAGAAAAAGCTGTTTTCGCGGGAAAAGCTGATTGAACGCAGGATAGCAAAAGGTGAGTGTCAGCAGTGCGGCAAACATCTGCCCAATGGGGCACGGGCCTGCCCGTTCTGCGGCTACGTGCAGTTCAGCCCCTGCCCGGCCTGCGCCAAGCCGATGCACAGCCAGGCGCGCCACTGCTGGGCTTGCGGGAGCGAGCATGGCACGCCATCAAACTGA